Proteins encoded by one window of Streptomyces clavuligerus:
- a CDS encoding ABC transporter permease — MTASTGTATAAELPGPPRTRGGVVQSFSDSLVIAQRNLIRMTRIPEMIIFGLIQPVMFVVLFTYVFGGSIKVGDSTSPQDYKDFLMAGIFAQTVTFATAGASAGIADDMHKGLIDRFRSLPMSRGAVLTGRTFADLVQTALTLVVLAGVALLVGWRAHENIGKVLFGFVLLLFLGYAFSWIGALIGLSVRTPEAATAGGLIWLFPLTFISNAFVDSNQMPGFLRHIAEWNPFSATVQACRELFGNIPPGYVAPDAWPMQNPILASLLWSAAILILFRTLAVRKYRKAAG, encoded by the coding sequence ATGACCGCGTCGACCGGGACGGCCACCGCCGCCGAGCTGCCGGGGCCGCCCCGGACGCGGGGCGGGGTGGTGCAGTCGTTCAGTGACTCGCTGGTCATCGCCCAGCGGAATCTGATTCGTATGACCCGGATTCCCGAAATGATAATTTTCGGGCTGATCCAGCCGGTCATGTTCGTGGTCCTCTTCACCTATGTCTTCGGCGGCTCGATCAAGGTCGGCGACTCCACCTCGCCCCAGGACTACAAGGACTTCCTGATGGCCGGGATCTTCGCGCAGACGGTCACGTTCGCCACGGCGGGCGCGAGCGCGGGCATCGCGGACGACATGCACAAGGGGCTGATCGACCGCTTCCGCTCGCTGCCGATGTCCCGGGGCGCGGTGCTCACCGGGCGGACCTTCGCCGACCTGGTGCAGACGGCGCTGACGCTGGTCGTGCTCGCCGGGGTGGCCCTGCTGGTCGGCTGGCGCGCCCACGAGAACATCGGCAAGGTCCTCTTCGGCTTTGTGCTGCTGCTCTTCCTCGGCTACGCCTTCTCCTGGATCGGCGCGCTGATCGGCCTCTCGGTCCGCACCCCGGAGGCGGCGACCGCGGGCGGGCTGATCTGGCTCTTCCCGCTGACGTTCATCTCGAACGCCTTCGTGGACTCCAACCAGATGCCGGGCTTCCTGCGGCATATCGCCGAGTGGAACCCGTTCAGCGCCACGGTCCAGGCGTGCCGGGAACTCTTCGGCAACATCCCGCCGGGGTATGTGGCCCCCGACGCCTGGCCCATGCAGAACCCGATCCTGGCGTCCCTGCTCTGGTCCGCGGCGATCCTGATCCTCTTCCGCACCCTCGCCGTCCGCAAATACCGCAAGGCCGCGGGCTGA
- a CDS encoding L,D-transpeptidase produces the protein MEKRVMTDSKRRRGVAAAAAVLSGVLVLSACGGGDDQAKDSSPQSQAQVDKAAAKKVSKARIAIAPKNGATNASINNAGKVTVSEGRLIEVALTTESGAPVKGTLAADAKSWQPDEQLERSTSYQLSAKAKDDAGLTAHENSSFTTVSPSNSFIGNFTPEADTTVGVGMPVSINFNKPIADRKAVQSAITVSSTGGQEIVGHWFNNQRLDFRPENYWKPNTTVTLKLGLDGVEGSPGVVGVQQKTVNFKVGRNQVSTVDVATKTMKVERDGKTVRTIPISAGAPSTPTYNGQMVISEKYKETRMNGATVGFGGEYDIKDVPHAMRLSTSGTFIHGNYWGGRGIFGGANTSHGCVGLEDAQGAGNPGKPGAWFYNNSLLGDVVIVKNSQDKTIAPDNGLNGWNMGWAQWKAGSAV, from the coding sequence ATGGAGAAGCGTGTGATGACGGACAGCAAGCGGCGCCGGGGTGTGGCCGCCGCGGCAGCGGTGCTCAGCGGAGTGCTGGTGCTGTCGGCCTGCGGGGGCGGCGACGATCAGGCCAAGGACTCCTCGCCGCAGTCCCAGGCACAGGTCGACAAGGCCGCCGCCAAGAAGGTCTCGAAGGCGCGAATAGCCATAGCGCCGAAGAACGGCGCCACGAACGCGAGCATCAACAACGCGGGCAAGGTGACCGTCAGCGAGGGGAGGCTCATCGAGGTCGCGCTCACCACGGAGAGCGGCGCCCCGGTCAAGGGAACCCTGGCCGCCGACGCCAAGAGCTGGCAGCCCGACGAGCAGTTGGAGCGTTCCACCTCCTACCAGCTCTCCGCGAAGGCGAAGGACGACGCCGGGCTGACGGCCCACGAGAACAGCTCCTTCACCACGGTCTCCCCGTCCAACAGCTTCATCGGCAACTTCACCCCGGAGGCCGACACCACGGTCGGTGTGGGGATGCCGGTCTCGATCAACTTCAACAAGCCGATCGCGGACCGCAAGGCCGTACAGTCCGCGATCACCGTCTCCTCCACCGGCGGTCAGGAGATCGTCGGGCACTGGTTCAACAACCAGCGCCTGGACTTCCGCCCGGAGAACTACTGGAAGCCGAACACCACCGTCACCCTGAAGCTGGGCCTGGACGGGGTCGAGGGCTCCCCCGGCGTCGTCGGGGTGCAGCAGAAGACGGTGAACTTCAAGGTCGGCCGCAACCAGGTCTCGACCGTCGACGTCGCCACCAAGACCATGAAGGTCGAACGGGACGGCAAGACCGTCCGGACCATCCCGATCTCCGCGGGCGCCCCCTCCACGCCCACCTACAACGGGCAGATGGTGATCTCCGAGAAGTACAAGGAGACCCGGATGAACGGCGCCACGGTCGGTTTCGGCGGCGAGTACGACATCAAGGACGTCCCGCACGCGATGCGGCTCTCCACCTCCGGCACCTTCATCCACGGCAACTACTGGGGCGGCCGGGGCATCTTCGGCGGCGCCAACACCAGCCACGGCTGTGTCGGCCTGGAGGATGCGCAGGGCGCCGGCAACCCCGGTAAGCCCGGTGCCTGGTTCTACAACAACTCGCTGCTCGGCGATGTGGTGATCGTCAAGAACTCCCAGGACAAGACCATCGCCCCGGACAACGGCCTGAACGGCTGGAACATGGGCTGGGCCCAGTGGAAGGCCGGCTCCGCCGTCTGA
- the ilvA gene encoding threonine ammonia-lyase produces the protein MSLSTPDAFPPVIIDDVLGAQKMLSGVARFTALEGSRHLSRLVAAPVHLKCENLQRTGSFKVRGAYVRISCLRPEERAAGVVAASAGNHAQGVALASSLLGVRSTVFMPVGAPLPKVAATREYGADVRLQGQIIEETLDAAREYAERTGAVFIHPFDHPDIIAGQGTVGLEILEQCPEVRTIVVGVGGGGLAAGVAVAVKALRPDVRVIGVQAAGAAAYPPSLALGRPVTVSAPVTMADGIKVGRPGDIPFKIIGDLVDEVRTVSEDALSRALLLCLERAKLVVEPAGAAPVAALLSDPRGFEGPVVAVLSGGNVDPLLMQRVLRHGMAAAGRYLSLRLRLTDRPGALAALLGSLSELNANVLDVSHARTDARLGLTEAEVELRLETQGPEHCEEVAAGLGAAGYAVTVIH, from the coding sequence ATGAGCTTGAGCACGCCAGACGCCTTTCCCCCGGTGATAATCGACGATGTCCTCGGGGCACAGAAGATGCTGTCCGGGGTCGCTCGGTTCACCGCGCTGGAGGGCAGCAGGCACCTGTCCCGTCTGGTGGCCGCGCCGGTCCATCTGAAGTGCGAGAACCTTCAGCGGACGGGATCGTTCAAGGTGCGCGGCGCCTATGTCCGGATCTCCTGCCTGCGGCCCGAGGAGCGCGCCGCCGGTGTCGTCGCCGCCTCGGCGGGCAATCACGCCCAGGGGGTGGCCCTGGCCTCCTCGCTGCTCGGGGTGCGGTCCACCGTGTTCATGCCGGTGGGCGCGCCGCTGCCGAAGGTGGCGGCGACCCGGGAGTACGGAGCGGACGTACGGCTCCAGGGCCAGATCATCGAGGAGACGCTGGACGCGGCGCGGGAGTACGCCGAGCGGACGGGCGCGGTCTTCATCCACCCGTTCGACCATCCGGACATCATCGCCGGTCAGGGCACGGTGGGCCTGGAGATCCTGGAGCAGTGCCCCGAGGTGCGGACGATCGTCGTCGGGGTGGGCGGCGGGGGTCTCGCGGCCGGGGTCGCGGTGGCGGTGAAGGCGCTGCGGCCGGATGTGCGGGTGATCGGGGTGCAGGCGGCGGGAGCCGCCGCGTATCCGCCCTCGCTGGCGCTGGGACGTCCGGTCACGGTCTCCGCGCCGGTGACGATGGCGGACGGGATCAAGGTGGGCCGCCCCGGGGACATCCCGTTCAAAATCATTGGTGATCTTGTCGACGAGGTCCGTACGGTCTCCGAGGACGCGCTCTCACGTGCGCTGCTGCTCTGTCTGGAACGGGCGAAACTGGTCGTGGAACCAGCTGGGGCGGCGCCGGTGGCGGCGCTGCTGAGCGATCCGCGGGGGTTCGAGGGGCCGGTGGTCGCCGTGCTGTCCGGCGGCAATGTGGACCCCCTGCTGATGCAGCGGGTCCTGCGGCACGGGATGGCCGCCGCCGGGCGCTATCTCTCGCTGCGGCTGCGGCTGACGGACCGCCCGGGGGCGCTGGCGGCGCTGCTCGGATCGCTGTCGGAGCTGAACGCGAACGTGCTCGACGTGAGCCATGCGCGCACGGACGCGCGGCTCGGGCTCACGGAGGCCGAGGTGGAGCTGCGGTTGGAGACGCAGGGGCCGGAGCACTGCGAGGAGGTCGCGGCGGGGCTCGGGGCGGCAGGGTACGCGGTCACGGTGATCCACTGA
- a CDS encoding DUF1059 domain-containing protein yields the protein MTRKVADCRRFPSESGCTLTITGTEDEVVRAATEHAVSVHGHEDTPELREQVRGLLEDEKAPV from the coding sequence ATGACCAGGAAAGTCGCCGACTGCCGCCGGTTCCCGAGCGAGTCGGGCTGCACCCTCACCATCACGGGCACCGAGGATGAGGTCGTCCGGGCCGCCACCGAGCACGCCGTCTCGGTCCACGGCCATGAGGACACCCCTGAGCTGCGGGAACAGGTCCGCGGCCTGCTGGAGGACGAGAAGGCGCCGGTCTGA
- a CDS encoding daunorubicin resistance protein DrrA family ABC transporter ATP-binding protein: MPGAIYAEGLVKTFGAVKALDGVDLDVPEGAVMGLLGPNGAGKTTTVRVLTTLLQPDRGKAVVAGIDVLKHPNEVRRSIGLSGQFAAVDEYLTGRENLRMVGRLYQLSPRDAKARAAELLERFNLAEAADRPAKTYSGGMRRRLDLAAALVVSPPVMFMDEPTTGLDPRNRQQLWDVIQELVRGGTTLLLTTQYLEEADRLADSICVVDHGRVIARGTADELKARTGGERVEVVVHDPARIATAREVLTGLGKGEVAIEEHTRRLTVPVTGGARLLAEVIRELDGRDVEIDDIGLRRPTLDDVFISLTGHAAEQAPENGDTEENERGGRTSREEAAV, encoded by the coding sequence ATGCCAGGCGCCATTTACGCCGAAGGTCTGGTCAAGACCTTCGGCGCGGTCAAGGCACTGGACGGCGTCGACCTCGACGTCCCCGAAGGCGCCGTGATGGGACTGCTCGGCCCGAACGGCGCCGGCAAGACCACCACCGTGCGTGTCCTGACCACCCTGCTCCAGCCCGACCGAGGAAAGGCCGTCGTCGCCGGAATCGACGTACTGAAGCATCCGAACGAGGTCCGCCGCTCGATCGGCCTCTCCGGACAGTTCGCCGCCGTCGACGAGTATCTGACCGGCCGCGAGAACCTCCGGATGGTCGGACGGCTCTACCAGCTCTCCCCGCGGGACGCGAAGGCCCGCGCGGCGGAGCTGCTGGAACGATTCAACCTCGCCGAGGCCGCCGACCGGCCCGCGAAGACCTACTCCGGCGGTATGCGCCGCAGGCTCGACCTGGCCGCCGCGCTGGTGGTCTCCCCGCCCGTGATGTTCATGGACGAGCCCACCACCGGACTCGACCCGCGCAACCGCCAGCAGCTCTGGGACGTCATCCAGGAGCTGGTCAGGGGCGGTACGACACTGCTGCTCACCACCCAGTACCTGGAGGAGGCGGACCGGCTCGCCGACTCCATCTGCGTGGTGGACCACGGCCGGGTGATCGCCCGGGGCACCGCCGACGAGCTGAAGGCGCGGACGGGCGGCGAACGGGTGGAGGTCGTCGTGCACGACCCCGCCCGGATCGCCACCGCGCGCGAGGTGCTGACCGGCCTCGGCAAGGGAGAGGTCGCGATCGAGGAGCACACCCGCCGGCTGACCGTCCCCGTCACCGGCGGGGCCCGGCTGCTCGCCGAGGTCATCCGCGAACTCGACGGCCGCGATGTGGAGATCGACGACATCGGACTGCGCAGGCCGACGCTGGACGACGTCTTCATCTCGCTCACCGGCCACGCAGCCGAGCAGGCGCCGGAGAACGGGGACACCGAGGAGAACGAGAGGGGCGGGCGCACGTCCCGCGAGGAGGCCGCCGTATGA
- the msrA gene encoding peptide-methionine (S)-S-oxide reductase MsrA, with product MFLSRSPQLPTPEQALKGRPEPAFGVPERHTVLGNPLLGPYPEGLETADFGLGCFWGAERKFWQLPGVWTTLVGYQGGCTPHPTYDETCSGLTGHTEVVRVVYDPAEISYERLLKVFWESHDPTQGFRQGNDVGTQYRSAVYTHSPEQTATAKASREAYQKVLTASGHSTITTEILPADGLPFYPAEAYHQQYLDKNPAGYCGIGGTGVSCPIGVAPAPDPEQK from the coding sequence ATGTTCCTGTCCCGTTCCCCTCAGCTCCCCACCCCCGAGCAGGCGCTGAAGGGCCGCCCGGAGCCCGCCTTCGGCGTCCCGGAGCGCCACACCGTCCTCGGCAATCCGCTGCTGGGGCCCTATCCGGAGGGTCTGGAGACCGCCGATTTCGGCCTCGGCTGCTTCTGGGGTGCCGAGCGGAAGTTCTGGCAGCTCCCCGGTGTGTGGACGACACTCGTCGGCTACCAGGGCGGCTGCACCCCGCATCCGACCTATGACGAGACCTGCTCCGGGCTGACCGGCCATACCGAGGTCGTCCGCGTGGTCTACGACCCCGCCGAGATCAGCTATGAGCGGCTGCTGAAGGTGTTCTGGGAGTCCCACGACCCGACCCAGGGCTTCCGCCAGGGCAATGACGTGGGCACCCAGTACCGCTCCGCGGTCTACACCCACTCCCCCGAGCAGACCGCCACCGCCAAGGCGTCCCGCGAGGCATACCAGAAGGTCCTGACCGCGTCCGGCCACTCCACGATCACCACGGAGATCCTGCCCGCCGACGGCCTCCCCTTCTATCCGGCCGAGGCGTATCACCAGCAGTACCTGGACAAGAATCCGGCCGGTTACTGCGGCATCGGCGGCACGGGCGTCAGTTGTCCGATCGGCGTCGCCCCCGCCCCGGACCCTGAGCAGAAGTAG
- a CDS encoding cystathionine gamma-synthase has product MSHQDSSSFEHLETIAIHAGNTADPLTGAVVPPIYQVSTYKQDGVGGLRGGYEYSRSANPTRTALEDNLAALEGGRRGLAFASGLAAEDCLLRALLKPGDHVVIPNDAYGGTFRLFARVVARWGVEWSVADTSDPAAVRAAVTPATRLIWVETPSNPLLGITDIAVVAEIARGAGARLVVDNTFASPYLQQPIALGADVVVHSLTKYMGGHSDVVGGALVAADAAIGEELAFHQNAMGAIAGPFDSWLVLRGIKTLPVRMDRHSENAGRVAEMLTRHPKVTRVLYPGLPEHPGHGIAAKQMKAFGGMVSFQVEGGEEAAVAVCDRARLFTLGESLGGVESLIEHPGRMTHASVAGSALEVPADLVRLSVGIEAVDDLLADLEQALG; this is encoded by the coding sequence ATGAGCCACCAGGACAGCAGCAGCTTCGAGCATCTCGAAACCATCGCCATTCACGCGGGCAACACAGCCGACCCGCTGACCGGTGCGGTCGTCCCGCCCATCTACCAGGTGTCCACCTACAAGCAGGACGGTGTGGGCGGGCTGCGCGGCGGCTACGAGTACAGCCGCAGCGCCAACCCCACGCGCACCGCCCTGGAGGACAACCTCGCCGCCCTGGAGGGCGGTCGCCGCGGGCTCGCCTTCGCGTCCGGTCTGGCAGCGGAGGACTGCCTGCTGCGGGCGCTGCTGAAGCCGGGCGACCATGTGGTGATCCCCAACGACGCCTATGGCGGTACGTTCCGCCTCTTCGCCCGGGTCGTCGCCCGCTGGGGCGTCGAGTGGTCCGTCGCGGACACCTCCGACCCGGCCGCGGTGCGGGCCGCCGTCACCCCGGCCACCCGGCTGATCTGGGTGGAGACCCCGTCCAATCCGCTGCTCGGGATCACCGACATCGCGGTGGTCGCCGAGATCGCGCGGGGCGCCGGGGCCCGGCTCGTCGTGGACAACACCTTCGCGAGCCCCTATCTCCAGCAGCCCATCGCGCTCGGCGCCGATGTCGTCGTCCACTCGCTGACGAAGTACATGGGCGGCCACTCCGACGTCGTCGGCGGCGCGCTGGTCGCGGCGGACGCCGCGATCGGCGAGGAACTGGCGTTCCACCAGAACGCGATGGGCGCGATCGCGGGGCCCTTCGACTCCTGGCTGGTGCTGCGCGGCATCAAGACGCTGCCGGTGCGGATGGACCGGCACAGCGAGAACGCGGGACGGGTCGCCGAGATGCTCACCCGTCACCCGAAGGTGACGCGGGTGCTGTACCCGGGGCTGCCGGAGCACCCGGGCCACGGGATCGCCGCCAAGCAGATGAAGGCGTTCGGCGGGATGGTCTCGTTCCAGGTCGAGGGCGGGGAGGAGGCCGCCGTCGCGGTCTGCGACCGGGCACGGCTCTTCACGCTCGGGGAGTCGCTGGGCGGCGTGGAGTCCCTGATCGAGCACCCGGGCCGGATGACGCACGCCTCGGTCGCGGGCTCGGCGCTGGAGGTGCCCGCCGATCTGGTCCGGCTGTCCGTGGGCATCGAGGCGGTGGACGACCTGCTCGCCGATCTGGAGCAGGCTCTCGGCTAG
- a CDS encoding MarR family winged helix-turn-helix transcriptional regulator, which produces MPTSQDMTTHFDPGLLDALQHQVALFARRAEQTRLGSVGQVRSSMDRAAYLLLNRLDREGPMGVKALAAGMGIDSSTVTRQVAPLVDTGLVKRTSHPEDGRAVVLQLSPRGQARLEEVRTSRRALMAQVTDGWSDEEKESFCSLLTRFNTALSARQNGHPHPLEQAGAS; this is translated from the coding sequence ATGCCCACTTCCCAGGACATGACGACACATTTTGATCCCGGCCTCCTCGATGCTCTCCAGCACCAGGTCGCCCTGTTCGCCCGACGCGCGGAGCAGACCCGGCTCGGCTCCGTCGGCCAGGTCCGCAGTTCGATGGACCGCGCCGCCTACCTCCTTCTCAACCGGCTCGACCGGGAAGGCCCCATGGGGGTGAAGGCGCTGGCGGCCGGTATGGGGATCGACTCCTCCACCGTGACGCGGCAGGTCGCGCCGCTGGTCGACACCGGCCTGGTCAAGCGGACCTCGCACCCGGAGGACGGCCGGGCGGTCGTCCTCCAGCTCTCCCCGCGCGGGCAGGCCCGGCTGGAGGAGGTCCGCACCTCGCGGCGCGCGTTGATGGCCCAGGTGACGGACGGCTGGAGCGATGAGGAGAAGGAGTCTTTCTGTTCACTGCTGACCCGTTTCAACACCGCGCTCTCCGCCCGCCAGAACGGGCATCCGCACCCGCTGGAACAAGCCGGAGCCTCATGA
- a CDS encoding sigma factor-like helix-turn-helix DNA-binding protein, which translates to MAHRRRAREFEEFVTGAAGRLLHVATLLTAERPTANPHARRLVTHALARTWARWDRLRGEDPYQVARQELLTRFARVPSGWTPWNRPVRDGVLRTLTARERLIVVLRLYESVDDEQIAVLAGLTVDRVRALSRRAVASLCAAGSPAALSPVTSPAPTGPTRPVRTAADRAA; encoded by the coding sequence GTGGCACATCGTCGCCGCGCCCGTGAGTTCGAGGAGTTCGTCACGGGCGCGGCCGGGCGACTGCTCCATGTCGCCACCCTGCTCACGGCCGAACGGCCGACGGCGAACCCCCATGCCCGGCGCCTGGTCACCCACGCGCTCGCCCGGACCTGGGCTCGCTGGGACCGGCTGCGCGGCGAGGACCCCTATCAGGTCGCCCGCCAGGAGCTGCTGACCCGTTTCGCCCGGGTACCGTCCGGCTGGACACCCTGGAACCGTCCGGTGCGCGACGGCGTTCTGCGTACGCTGACCGCTCGCGAACGTCTGATCGTCGTACTGCGCCTGTATGAATCGGTGGATGATGAACAGATCGCCGTCCTGGCCGGGCTGACGGTGGATCGGGTCCGGGCGCTCTCCCGCCGGGCGGTGGCCTCGCTCTGCGCCGCCGGCTCCCCCGCCGCGCTGTCCCCCGTCACCTCCCCGGCTCCCACGGGTCCCACGCGTCCCGTACGCACCGCGGCGGACCGGGCGGCCTGA
- the hutH gene encoding histidine ammonia-lyase, with the protein MDMHTVVVGTSGTTADDVVAVAREGARVEISAEARTALAAARSIVDTLAATPEPVYGVSTGFGALASRHIGPEMRARLQRNIVRSHAAGIGPHVEREVVRALMFLRLKTVCSGHTGVRPEVADSMAALLNAGITPVVHEYGSLGCSGDLAPLSHCALALMGEGEAEGPDGRLRPAAELLAEHGITPVELREKEGLALLNGTDGMLGMLVLALADLQLLYTSADITAALSLEALLGTDRVLAPELHAVRPHPGQAAAAANMSAVLKGSGLTGHFQQDEAPRVQDAYSVRCAPQVAGAGRDTVAHARLVADRELAAAVDNPVVLHDGRVESNGNFHGAPVAYALDFLAIAAADLASIAERRTDRLLDKNRSHGLPPFLAENPGVDSGLMIAQYTQAALVSEMKRLAVPASADSIPSSAMQEDHVSMGWSAARKLRTAVDALGRVLAIELYAATRGVELRRGLTPAPASRAAVDALRAAGVEGPGPDRFLAPELEAAEVFVRDGRLVAAVERVTGPLA; encoded by the coding sequence ATGGATATGCATACCGTCGTGGTGGGGACGTCCGGTACCACCGCCGATGACGTCGTTGCCGTGGCACGCGAAGGCGCCCGGGTCGAGATCTCGGCCGAGGCCCGCACCGCCCTCGCCGCCGCCCGTTCCATCGTCGACACGCTCGCCGCCACCCCCGAGCCCGTCTACGGCGTCTCCACCGGCTTCGGCGCCCTCGCCAGCCGCCACATCGGCCCCGAGATGCGCGCCAGGCTCCAGCGCAACATCGTCCGTTCGCACGCCGCGGGCATAGGGCCGCACGTCGAACGCGAGGTGGTCCGGGCGCTGATGTTCCTGCGGCTGAAAACGGTCTGCTCCGGGCATACCGGCGTACGCCCCGAGGTCGCCGACTCCATGGCCGCCCTGCTGAACGCCGGAATCACCCCCGTCGTCCACGAGTACGGCTCCCTCGGCTGCTCCGGAGACCTCGCCCCCCTCTCCCACTGCGCGCTGGCGCTGATGGGCGAGGGCGAGGCCGAGGGCCCCGACGGCAGGCTCCGCCCCGCCGCCGAACTCCTCGCCGAACACGGCATCACCCCCGTGGAACTGCGGGAGAAGGAGGGCCTCGCCCTCCTCAACGGCACCGACGGCATGCTCGGCATGCTGGTCCTGGCCCTCGCCGACCTCCAGCTCCTCTACACCTCCGCCGACATCACCGCCGCGCTCAGCCTCGAAGCCCTGCTCGGCACCGACCGGGTCCTGGCGCCCGAACTGCACGCCGTCCGTCCCCACCCTGGACAGGCCGCCGCCGCCGCCAATATGAGCGCCGTGCTCAAGGGCTCCGGACTCACCGGCCACTTCCAGCAGGACGAGGCGCCCCGGGTGCAGGACGCGTACTCCGTGCGCTGCGCCCCGCAGGTGGCGGGCGCGGGCCGGGACACCGTCGCCCACGCCCGGCTGGTCGCCGACCGCGAGCTGGCCGCCGCCGTCGACAACCCCGTGGTCCTGCACGACGGCCGGGTGGAGTCCAACGGCAACTTCCACGGCGCGCCCGTCGCCTACGCCCTCGACTTCCTCGCGATCGCCGCCGCCGACCTGGCCTCCATCGCGGAACGCCGCACCGACCGGCTTCTCGACAAGAACCGCAGCCACGGCCTCCCGCCCTTCCTCGCCGAGAACCCGGGCGTGGACTCGGGGCTGATGATCGCCCAGTACACCCAGGCCGCCCTGGTCAGCGAGATGAAACGGCTCGCCGTGCCCGCGTCCGCCGACTCGATCCCGTCCTCCGCGATGCAGGAGGACCATGTCTCGATGGGCTGGTCCGCCGCGCGCAAGCTGCGGACCGCCGTCGACGCCCTCGGCCGGGTGCTCGCCATCGAGCTGTACGCGGCGACGCGCGGCGTCGAGCTGCGCCGGGGGCTGACCCCCGCGCCCGCCTCCCGGGCGGCCGTCGACGCGCTGCGCGCCGCCGGTGTCGAGGGCCCCGGGCCGGATCGTTTCCTCGCCCCGGAGCTGGAGGCGGCCGAGGTGTTCGTCCGGGACGGGCGGCTCGTGGCGGCCGTGGAGCGCGTCACGGGCCCGCTCGCCTGA
- a CDS encoding NAD(P)-dependent alcohol dehydrogenase, producing MTITDFSTVGAYAAPAAKAPLERTTIPRRPLRDRDVLIEIKYAGICHSDIHQVTDGWGAGTYPMVPGHEIAGVVVATGPAVTRFAAGDRVGVGVMVEACGACDECRAGQEQYCPRHVGTYNDRDRYGELTYGGYSTHIVVDESFTLRIPENLPLAAAAPLLCAGVTLYSPLVHWKAGPGKKIAIVGLGGLGHMGVKIAHALGAEVTVLSQTLKKKDDGLRLGADHYYATADEETFDKLAGSFDLIISTVSAPLPLGRYLKLLRTEGTLVHLGAPEVPVELELFDLIEGRRSLAGSNIGGIAETQEMLDFCAEHGITSDVEVIRAEQINEAYARVLASDVRYRFVIDAATI from the coding sequence ATGACCATCACCGACTTCAGCACGGTCGGCGCCTATGCCGCGCCCGCCGCCAAGGCTCCGCTCGAACGCACCACCATCCCCCGCCGTCCGCTGCGCGACCGCGATGTACTGATCGAGATCAAGTACGCGGGGATCTGCCACTCCGACATCCACCAGGTGACGGACGGCTGGGGCGCGGGCACCTATCCGATGGTCCCCGGCCATGAGATCGCGGGCGTCGTGGTGGCGACCGGCCCCGCCGTCACCCGCTTCGCCGCCGGTGACCGGGTCGGCGTCGGCGTCATGGTCGAGGCCTGCGGCGCGTGCGACGAATGCCGGGCGGGACAGGAGCAGTACTGCCCCCGCCACGTCGGCACCTACAACGACCGCGACCGGTACGGCGAGCTGACCTACGGCGGCTACTCCACCCACATCGTGGTCGACGAATCGTTCACCCTGCGGATACCCGAGAACCTTCCGCTGGCCGCCGCGGCGCCGCTGCTCTGCGCCGGAGTCACGCTCTACTCCCCGCTCGTCCACTGGAAGGCGGGACCGGGCAAGAAGATCGCCATCGTCGGTCTCGGCGGCCTCGGGCACATGGGGGTGAAGATCGCCCACGCGCTGGGGGCCGAGGTCACCGTGTTGAGCCAGACCCTGAAGAAGAAGGACGACGGGCTGCGGCTGGGCGCCGACCACTACTACGCCACCGCCGACGAGGAGACGTTCGACAAGCTGGCGGGGAGCTTCGACCTCATCATCTCGACGGTCTCGGCGCCGCTGCCGCTGGGCAGATATCTGAAGCTGCTGCGGACCGAAGGGACCCTGGTGCACCTGGGCGCGCCCGAGGTCCCCGTCGAACTGGAACTCTTCGATCTGATCGAGGGCCGCCGCTCCCTCGCGGGGTCGAACATCGGCGGGATAGCGGAGACCCAGGAGATGCTGGACTTCTGCGCCGAGCACGGGATCACCTCCGACGTCGAGGTGATCCGGGCGGAGCAGATCAACGAGGCGTACGCGCGGGTGCTCGCGAGCGATGTGCGCTATCGCTTTGTGATAGACGCCGCGACGATCTGA